From Hartmannibacter diazotrophicus, a single genomic window includes:
- a CDS encoding PAS domain S-box protein encodes MAPAGDMAPAAWPYVAMLPFALVIAAGNLVASHRKWTFWGALVSYLAIDLLAMRAGAAIDVGADRQAMVFALLALVPLTHWRGMPAGDRMRLQLFVLLVPFATGLAGGWPGFAPCTYLLWALPAGLAGLCASAIIGKAENAERQAVRWLSGKNDRWRTFMRHAKSGIAILDGDGRITEFNASFARLIQRENEDLRGCPIDEFVPDFSKLMLRELMAAGIPITLPVHVSGPEGLSIDLEVSGHSFMWLGQRRFFAHFRDITASRETERSLRTQERIFAAIMADAPDSVVLVDPFDLRFVEFNDRACADLGYTRAEFGAMSIFDILEDPNPEIAQEINVSLKATRQTKFEDRYRHKDGHRIDVYVSLRRVNIDERAFVLGFWSDISAEKAMRRELAEREQYQRTLIDNFPFIVWMKDREGRYLTANSSFLVKRHFSEFGQFVGKTDFELFPEDASSYVDEDKAVMERGTARFKEEQVLHDGSLLWLETYLAPVVMNGETLGTIGFARDITEKVEKDKQVRELSLAVEQSSNGIVIIDMKGGVEYANPAFLAPCGLTLEEARGRHVRDLRGNRTSDEELAQMAATLAAGEPCQLITDYVDATGRLATDHVRATPIRSPDGQILRCLGVHEDITEARAAEARLRAREREFRTLVENSPDLILRFDSRHDLRFVSPAISFMLGHDPETMIGKPLDESMLFDRDAFEEKLGQVFRGEGDLNMIARFRHSYDQTVHAEVHFAPEYDDDRQEVVTVLAIVHDVTDRVARDENIRRLAFTDLLTDLPNRAKFNTVLGAKLAAEARFDLMMVDLDRFKDVNDSLGHSFGDELLRQAAQRITGALGPDDLVARLGGDEFALILPGARAREDCEALAGDLVRRLSEAFHLADREVFVSASIGIVECACKETSPDDLMVQVDAALYDAKRAGRNTFRFHREELTIEARDRLALGMDLHGAQSRGEFRLLLQPKVDLETGRTSGAEALLRWQHPERGAIPPDKFIPLAEETGRIIEIGRWVIEEACRHAVVVNTGRAVPVRIALNLSPRQFVQNDVVATLRDGLRSTGCRGEWIEVEITESLLINDCFAVREALGEIHALGITVAIDDFGTGHAALANLDRLQLDVLKIDRSFVKDVECDDRKRELIRAFVAVARAYDLDVVAEGVEDVIQSQFLRGLGCKSAQGYLFGRPMPITDFRLLLSRQPDDGWPLIDDVQGETPKPDKGRRAAG; translated from the coding sequence TTGGCCCCTGCCGGCGACATGGCGCCGGCCGCATGGCCCTACGTCGCCATGCTTCCCTTTGCCCTCGTCATTGCGGCCGGCAACCTTGTTGCTTCGCACCGCAAATGGACGTTCTGGGGCGCTCTCGTCTCCTATCTTGCGATCGATCTCCTGGCTATGCGGGCCGGCGCGGCAATCGACGTCGGTGCCGACCGGCAGGCCATGGTCTTTGCCCTTCTCGCGCTGGTGCCGCTGACGCACTGGCGGGGAATGCCGGCCGGGGATCGGATGCGCCTGCAGCTTTTCGTCCTTCTCGTGCCGTTTGCGACCGGACTGGCGGGCGGGTGGCCGGGCTTTGCTCCGTGCACCTATCTCCTGTGGGCTCTGCCTGCGGGACTGGCCGGATTGTGTGCGAGCGCCATCATCGGAAAAGCGGAGAATGCCGAGCGGCAGGCGGTTCGCTGGCTCAGCGGCAAGAACGACCGCTGGCGGACCTTCATGCGGCACGCCAAATCCGGCATTGCCATTCTGGACGGCGATGGCCGGATCACGGAGTTCAATGCCTCGTTCGCAAGGCTCATCCAGAGGGAAAATGAGGACCTGCGGGGCTGCCCGATTGACGAATTTGTGCCGGACTTCAGCAAGCTGATGCTGCGCGAACTCATGGCGGCCGGCATTCCGATCACCCTTCCGGTTCATGTCAGCGGCCCCGAAGGCCTGTCGATCGATCTGGAGGTCTCGGGTCATTCGTTCATGTGGCTGGGGCAGAGGCGGTTCTTTGCCCATTTTAGGGACATCACGGCGAGCCGGGAGACGGAACGCTCGCTGCGGACCCAGGAGCGCATCTTCGCCGCGATCATGGCCGATGCGCCGGACAGCGTGGTCCTTGTCGATCCGTTCGATCTGCGCTTCGTCGAATTCAACGACAGAGCCTGTGCCGACCTCGGCTATACGCGCGCCGAATTCGGGGCCATGTCGATCTTCGATATTCTGGAGGATCCCAACCCGGAGATCGCGCAGGAGATCAACGTTAGTCTCAAGGCAACGCGGCAGACGAAGTTCGAGGATCGGTATCGGCACAAGGACGGACACCGGATCGATGTGTACGTCAGCCTGCGGCGGGTGAATATCGATGAACGGGCCTTCGTGCTCGGCTTCTGGTCCGACATTTCGGCCGAAAAAGCGATGCGGCGGGAGTTGGCGGAGCGAGAGCAATACCAACGGACGCTGATCGACAACTTCCCCTTCATCGTCTGGATGAAGGACCGGGAGGGGCGATACCTGACCGCCAACAGCTCATTCCTGGTCAAGCGGCATTTCAGTGAATTCGGCCAGTTTGTCGGCAAGACCGACTTCGAACTCTTTCCCGAGGACGCCTCCAGCTATGTCGACGAGGACAAGGCCGTCATGGAACGCGGGACGGCCCGCTTCAAGGAGGAGCAGGTTCTCCACGATGGCAGTCTGCTCTGGCTGGAGACCTATCTCGCCCCGGTCGTGATGAATGGCGAGACGCTCGGGACGATCGGTTTTGCGCGTGACATCACCGAGAAGGTTGAGAAGGACAAGCAAGTCCGTGAGCTTTCGCTGGCAGTGGAGCAATCCTCGAACGGTATCGTCATCATCGATATGAAGGGCGGTGTCGAATATGCCAATCCGGCCTTCCTTGCACCCTGCGGTCTGACGCTTGAGGAGGCGCGCGGCCGTCACGTGAGAGACCTGCGCGGCAACAGGACCTCCGACGAAGAACTGGCGCAGATGGCTGCCACGCTGGCGGCGGGCGAGCCTTGCCAACTGATCACGGACTATGTCGACGCCACGGGACGTCTTGCGACCGATCACGTGCGCGCGACGCCGATCCGGTCGCCCGACGGACAGATTCTGCGCTGCCTCGGCGTCCACGAGGACATCACCGAAGCGCGCGCCGCGGAGGCTCGGCTGCGAGCCCGCGAGCGGGAATTCCGCACTCTGGTGGAGAACTCCCCCGATCTCATCCTGCGTTTCGATTCAAGGCACGATCTGCGTTTCGTCAGCCCCGCCATCAGTTTCATGCTCGGGCACGATCCTGAGACGATGATCGGAAAGCCCCTCGATGAAAGCATGCTCTTCGATCGCGATGCCTTCGAGGAAAAGCTGGGGCAGGTCTTCCGCGGCGAGGGCGATCTCAACATGATTGCCCGCTTCCGGCACAGCTATGACCAGACGGTCCATGCGGAAGTGCATTTTGCGCCCGAGTATGACGACGACCGGCAGGAGGTCGTGACGGTTCTTGCCATCGTGCACGATGTGACCGACCGGGTCGCCCGCGACGAAAACATTCGCCGGCTCGCCTTCACCGACCTTCTGACCGATCTGCCGAACCGGGCGAAGTTCAACACTGTGCTCGGCGCGAAACTGGCCGCGGAGGCCCGTTTCGACCTGATGATGGTCGATCTCGACCGCTTCAAGGACGTCAACGACAGCCTCGGCCATTCCTTCGGCGACGAATTGCTGCGTCAGGCCGCCCAGCGCATCACCGGCGCTCTCGGGCCGGATGATCTCGTCGCCCGCCTTGGGGGCGACGAGTTCGCGCTGATCCTTCCCGGCGCACGGGCGCGGGAGGACTGCGAGGCCCTGGCGGGAGACCTGGTGCGGCGGCTTTCGGAGGCCTTCCATCTTGCCGACCGCGAGGTCTTCGTCTCGGCAAGCATCGGGATCGTGGAATGTGCGTGCAAGGAGACTTCGCCGGACGATCTGATGGTGCAGGTGGACGCGGCGCTCTACGATGCCAAGCGCGCCGGCCGGAATACCTTCCGCTTCCATCGCGAGGAACTGACGATCGAGGCCCGTGACCGGCTGGCGCTTGGCATGGACCTTCATGGCGCGCAGTCGCGCGGCGAATTCAGGCTGTTGCTGCAGCCGAAAGTCGATCTGGAGACGGGGCGAACGTCAGGGGCGGAGGCTCTCCTGCGGTGGCAGCATCCGGAGCGTGGGGCGATCCCGCCGGACAAGTTCATTCCGCTTGCGGAGGAGACCGGGCGCATCATCGAGATCGGGCGCTGGGTGATCGAAGAGGCCTGCCGTCATGCGGTCGTTGTCAACACGGGACGTGCGGTTCCCGTCCGCATCGCGCTCAATCTGTCGCCGCGCCAGTTCGTCCAGAATGATGTCGTCGCGACCTTGCGGGACGGGCTAAGGTCCACCGGATGCCGCGGCGAGTGGATCGAGGTCGAAATCACCGAGAGCCTGCTCATCAACGATTGCTTTGCGGTGCGGGAAGCGCTCGGCGAGATCCATGCTCTCGGCATCACGGTTGCGATCGACGATTTCGGCACCGGCCATGCCGCGCTGGCCAATCTCGACCGCCTTCAGCTCGACGTGCTCAAGATCGATCGCTCCTTCGTCAAGGATGTCGAGTGCGACGACCGCAAGCGCGAACTGATCCGGGCCTTTGTCGCCGTCGCCAGAGCCTATGATCTCGACGTCGTGGCGGAAGGCGTGGAGGATGTGATCCAGTCCCAGTTCCTGCGCGGGCTCGGCTGCAAGAGCGCGCAAGGGTACCTGTTCGGGCGGCCGATGCCGATCACCGACTTCCGGCTGTTGCTGAGCCGGCAGCCGGACGATGGCTGGCCTCTGATCGACGACGTTCAGGGCGAGACGCCGAAGCCCGACAAGGGACGGCGGGCAGCGGGCTGA
- the glnT gene encoding type III glutamate--ammonia ligase, with the protein MTIDLGAVAVDRGIKYFLISYADLYGTLRAKLVPAAAINGMAKSGAGFAGFATWLDMTPANSDMFAMPDPASLIQLPWKPEVGWLAADLVMDGKPVEHGPRNVLKALTAKAADVGIEVKSGVECEFFLVQPDGAAISDPADIQAKPCYDQQALMRRYDVITEICDSMLALGWKPYQNDHEDANGQFEMNWDFGSVLETADRHAFFKYMVKSIAEKHGLRATFMPKPFPKLTGSGCHAHVSAWSPSGENLFDDPSDEIGLSAFGYKFIGGLLHNAEALCAITNPTVNSYKRINAPVTLSGATWSPNTITYSGNNRTHLIRVPEGGRFELRLPDGSANPYLLQAAIIAAGLDGIANERDPGKRLDINMYTDGHKVRGAKKLPLNLLDALRAFDRNKDFKAAMGDAFSSSYLKLKMADWNDYACHLSAWERETTLDC; encoded by the coding sequence ATGACGATCGATCTCGGCGCCGTCGCGGTGGACAGGGGCATCAAGTATTTCCTGATTTCCTACGCCGATCTCTACGGAACGCTGAGAGCCAAGCTGGTGCCGGCGGCGGCGATCAACGGCATGGCGAAGTCCGGCGCGGGCTTTGCCGGTTTTGCGACCTGGCTCGACATGACGCCGGCCAACTCCGACATGTTCGCGATGCCGGACCCAGCGAGCCTCATCCAGCTTCCCTGGAAGCCGGAGGTGGGCTGGCTCGCCGCCGATCTCGTCATGGACGGCAAGCCTGTCGAGCACGGCCCGCGCAATGTGCTGAAGGCCTTGACGGCGAAGGCCGCGGATGTCGGGATCGAGGTCAAGTCCGGCGTCGAATGCGAGTTCTTCCTCGTCCAGCCGGACGGGGCGGCGATCTCCGATCCGGCCGATATCCAGGCCAAGCCCTGCTACGACCAGCAGGCGCTGATGCGCCGCTATGACGTCATCACCGAGATCTGCGATTCCATGCTGGCGCTCGGCTGGAAGCCCTATCAGAACGACCATGAGGACGCGAACGGCCAGTTCGAGATGAACTGGGATTTCGGGTCGGTGCTTGAAACCGCCGACCGGCACGCCTTCTTCAAATACATGGTCAAGTCGATCGCGGAAAAGCACGGGCTGCGGGCGACCTTCATGCCGAAGCCTTTCCCCAAGCTGACGGGTTCTGGCTGCCACGCCCACGTCTCGGCATGGTCGCCGTCCGGTGAGAACCTTTTCGACGATCCGTCCGACGAGATCGGCCTTTCGGCCTTCGGCTACAAGTTCATCGGCGGCCTCCTGCACAACGCCGAGGCGCTCTGCGCGATCACCAACCCGACGGTCAATTCCTACAAGCGGATCAATGCGCCGGTGACGCTGTCGGGCGCGACCTGGTCGCCGAACACGATCACCTATTCCGGCAACAACCGGACCCACCTTATCCGCGTACCGGAGGGCGGACGGTTCGAACTGCGTCTGCCCGACGGTTCGGCCAACCCCTATCTGCTGCAGGCCGCGATCATCGCCGCCGGACTCGACGGCATCGCCAACGAGCGCGACCCCGGCAAGCGCCTCGACATCAACATGTATACGGACGGCCACAAGGTGCGCGGCGCGAAGAAGCTGCCGCTCAATCTCCTCGATGCGCTGCGGGCCTTCGACCGCAACAAGGACTTCAAGGCCGCGATGGGCGATGCCTTCTCGTCAAGCTATCTGAAGCTCAAGATGGCGGACTGGAACGACTATGCCTGCCACCTGTCGGCCTGGGAGCGCGAGACGACGCTCGACTGCTGA
- a CDS encoding FMN-binding glutamate synthase family protein: MSSFDHTPKTTPRKSATFDDYTLSEIRRAAATGLYDIRGGGAKKKLPHFDDLLFLGASISRYPLEGYREKCATTVTLGTRFAKKPIELKIPITIAGMSFGSLSAQAKEALGRGASTMGTSTTTGDGGMTPEERGHSSILIYQYLPSRYGMNLKDLRKADAIEVVVGQGAKPGGGGMLLGQKISPRVAEMRTLPEGIDQRSACRHPDWTGPDDLEIKIEELRELTDWEKPIYVKVGASRPYYDTALAVKSGADVVVLDGMQGGTAATQEVFIENVGLPTIAAIRPAVQALQDLGMHRKVQLIVSGGIRNGADVAKCLALGADAVSIGTAALVALGDNDPAHEDEYRKLGTTAGAYDDWHEGLDPAGITTQVPELAARLDPEKAGRRLANYLAVMTLECQTIARACGKSHVHNLEPEDLVALTVESAAMAGVPLAGTNWIPGKGGY, from the coding sequence ATGTCGAGTTTCGATCACACGCCCAAGACAACGCCGCGCAAGTCGGCCACGTTCGACGACTACACGCTTTCGGAAATCCGGCGCGCGGCGGCGACGGGCCTTTATGACATCCGCGGCGGCGGGGCGAAGAAGAAGCTGCCGCATTTCGACGACCTGCTGTTCCTCGGGGCCTCCATCTCGCGCTATCCGCTGGAAGGCTATCGCGAGAAGTGCGCGACGACGGTGACGCTCGGAACGCGCTTTGCCAAAAAGCCGATCGAACTCAAGATTCCGATCACCATCGCAGGCATGAGCTTCGGTTCGCTGTCGGCGCAGGCGAAGGAAGCGCTCGGGCGCGGCGCGTCCACCATGGGAACCTCGACGACGACGGGCGACGGCGGCATGACGCCGGAGGAACGCGGGCATTCGTCGATCCTCATCTACCAGTATCTGCCCTCGCGCTACGGTATGAACCTCAAGGACCTGCGCAAGGCCGACGCCATCGAGGTGGTGGTGGGGCAGGGCGCCAAGCCCGGCGGCGGCGGCATGCTGCTTGGCCAGAAGATTTCGCCCCGCGTCGCCGAAATGCGCACGCTGCCGGAAGGCATCGACCAGCGGTCCGCCTGCCGGCATCCGGACTGGACGGGGCCGGACGACCTTGAAATCAAGATCGAGGAACTGCGCGAACTGACCGACTGGGAAAAGCCCATCTATGTGAAGGTTGGCGCCTCGCGGCCCTATTACGACACGGCGCTGGCGGTGAAATCCGGCGCCGACGTCGTGGTGCTCGACGGCATGCAGGGCGGCACGGCGGCGACGCAGGAGGTCTTCATCGAGAATGTCGGCCTGCCGACGATCGCGGCGATCCGCCCGGCGGTGCAGGCGCTGCAGGATCTTGGCATGCACCGCAAGGTGCAACTCATCGTCTCGGGCGGTATCCGCAACGGGGCGGACGTCGCCAAGTGCCTGGCGCTGGGCGCCGATGCCGTCTCCATCGGCACGGCGGCGCTGGTGGCGCTCGGCGACAACGACCCTGCCCACGAGGATGAATACCGCAAGCTGGGTACGACGGCCGGCGCCTATGACGACTGGCATGAGGGCCTCGATCCAGCCGGCATCACGACGCAGGTCCCGGAGCTTGCCGCTCGGCTCGACCCGGAAAAGGCCGGACGGCGGCTTGCCAACTATCTCGCCGTGATGACACTCGAATGCCAGACGATCGCGCGGGCCTGCGGCAAGAGCCACGTGCACAATCTTGAGCCGGAGGATCTCGTCGCGCTGACGGTGGAGTCGGCGGCGATGGCTGGCGTGCCGCTTGCAGGGACGAACTGGATTCCTGGCAAGGGCGGCTACTGA
- a CDS encoding GXGXG domain-containing protein — protein sequence MPSFDLAATPLRDLNAALHALGPDTNETAWTVDNPAGMHAVAVGVDKPVEITINGPVGYYCAGMNEGADITVNGNAGVGVAENMMAGRVHVKGDASQAAGATGHGGLLVIDGNASARCGISMKGIDIVVKGSIGHMSAFMAQAGRLVVLGDAGDALGDSIYEARLYVRGTVSSLGADCIEKEMRPEHLEELASLLEAAGVTDADPAEFRRYGSARTLYHFHIDNVDAY from the coding sequence ATGCCGAGCTTCGATCTGGCGGCAACGCCGCTGCGCGACCTTAACGCCGCGCTGCATGCGCTTGGGCCCGACACCAATGAGACCGCTTGGACGGTCGATAATCCCGCTGGCATGCATGCGGTGGCGGTTGGCGTCGACAAGCCGGTCGAGATCACGATCAACGGCCCCGTCGGCTACTACTGCGCCGGCATGAACGAGGGAGCCGACATCACCGTCAACGGCAATGCCGGGGTCGGGGTGGCGGAAAACATGATGGCTGGCCGCGTCCACGTGAAGGGCGACGCCAGCCAGGCGGCCGGCGCGACGGGCCACGGTGGCCTCCTCGTCATCGACGGCAACGCCTCGGCGCGCTGCGGCATCTCCATGAAGGGCATCGACATCGTGGTGAAGGGCTCCATCGGCCACATGTCGGCGTTTATGGCGCAGGCGGGACGGCTCGTCGTGCTCGGCGATGCGGGCGATGCGCTTGGCGATTCCATCTACGAGGCGCGGCTTTACGTTCGCGGCACGGTCTCGAGCCTCGGCGCCGACTGCATCGAGAAGGAGATGCGGCCGGAGCATCTGGAGGAGCTTGCCAGCCTACTGGAGGCGGCCGGCGTCACCGATGCCGATCCGGCCGAGTTCCGGCGCTACGGCTCTGCGCGCACGCTCTATCATTTCCACATCGACAACGTGGACGCTTACTGA
- a CDS encoding class II glutamine amidotransferase — MCGIVGLFLKSDEKSEKLGSMLSGMLGVMSDRGPDSAGFAVYGAPLTGTAKVTLRGPAGTDWGALHEALSARQIAIAGWEIRDTHVVVSVGQDDVAAFREALKHAAPEVDVVGEGNRMELYKEVGRPETISSRFGLPGMAGTHGIGHTRMATESAVTTDGAHPFSTGRDQCLVHNGSLSNHNALRRMLSREGIRIDTENDSEVAAAYLTWRMREGDNLGEALTHALDDLDGFFTFVVGTETGFGVLRDPIACKPAVMAETDDYVAFASEYRALAGLPDIASARIFEPEPAKVYFWERA; from the coding sequence ATGTGCGGCATTGTCGGCCTGTTTCTGAAGTCGGACGAAAAGAGCGAAAAGCTGGGCTCGATGCTCTCCGGCATGCTTGGCGTCATGTCGGATCGCGGTCCGGATTCGGCAGGGTTTGCGGTTTATGGCGCGCCACTGACGGGGACGGCCAAGGTTACGTTGCGCGGGCCGGCGGGCACGGACTGGGGCGCCCTTCACGAGGCTCTTTCCGCCAGGCAGATCGCGATTGCCGGATGGGAAATCCGCGACACGCATGTAGTGGTGTCGGTCGGCCAGGATGACGTGGCGGCGTTCCGCGAAGCCCTCAAGCACGCCGCGCCGGAAGTCGATGTCGTCGGCGAGGGCAACCGGATGGAACTCTACAAGGAGGTCGGCCGGCCGGAGACCATCTCCAGCCGCTTCGGTCTTCCCGGCATGGCCGGCACGCATGGCATCGGCCATACGCGGATGGCGACCGAAAGCGCGGTGACCACGGACGGGGCGCATCCCTTTTCCACCGGGCGCGACCAGTGCCTCGTGCACAACGGCTCGCTTTCCAACCACAATGCCCTGCGGCGCATGCTGTCGCGCGAGGGCATCCGCATCGACACGGAAAACGACTCGGAAGTGGCGGCCGCGTACCTCACCTGGCGCATGCGCGAGGGCGACAATCTCGGCGAGGCGCTGACCCATGCGCTCGACGACCTCGACGGCTTCTTCACCTTCGTCGTCGGCACGGAGACCGGCTTCGGCGTGCTGCGCGATCCGATCGCCTGCAAGCCGGCCGTGATGGCCGAGACCGACGACTATGTGGCCTTTGCCTCCGAATACCGGGCGCTGGCGGGACTGCCGGACATCGCCTCGGCCCGCATCTTCGAGCCGGAGCCGGCCAAGGTCTATTTCTGGGAGCGTGCCTGA
- a CDS encoding sarcosine oxidase subunit beta family protein, whose amino-acid sequence MRYNVFTLAKNALAGHRLWGEAWRKPHPKPFYNVVIVGGGGHGLAAAYHLAKTYGVRDIAVVEKGWIGSGNAGRNTTIIRSNYLLPGNIPFYEFSMKLWETQERDLNFNTMVSQRGVLNLYHSDAQRDAYARRGNAMRLHGVDAELLDAAGVRAMAPFLDFDNARFPIRGGLLQRRGGTARHDAVVWGYARAADSLGVDIIENCEVTGVIREGGNITGVETTRGAIFAGKTAFSVAGNSSRLAAMAGLRLPIESHVLQAFVSEGVKPLIPGVITFGAGHFYVSQSDKGGLVFGGDIDGYNSYAQRGNLPVVRDVCESGMAVMPMIGRLRVLRNWGGIMDMSMDGSPIIDKAPLGGLYLNTGWCYGGFKATPAAGLCLAHLIATDMPHPAAKDLRLDRFARGAVIDEKGVGAQPNLH is encoded by the coding sequence ATGCGCTACAATGTCTTCACGCTGGCCAAAAACGCCCTTGCCGGCCATCGGCTCTGGGGCGAGGCTTGGCGCAAGCCGCACCCGAAGCCTTTCTACAACGTCGTCATCGTCGGCGGCGGCGGGCATGGTCTGGCGGCGGCCTATCACTTGGCGAAGACCTATGGCGTCCGGGATATCGCCGTCGTCGAAAAGGGCTGGATTGGCTCGGGCAACGCCGGCCGCAACACGACCATTATCCGATCCAACTACCTGCTGCCCGGCAACATTCCCTTCTACGAGTTCTCCATGAAGCTATGGGAAACTCAGGAGCGCGACCTCAACTTCAACACGATGGTCAGCCAGCGCGGCGTCCTCAACCTCTACCATTCCGACGCCCAGCGCGATGCCTACGCCCGGCGCGGCAACGCCATGCGCCTGCATGGCGTCGATGCCGAGTTGCTGGATGCGGCCGGCGTCCGGGCAATGGCGCCCTTCCTCGACTTCGACAATGCGCGCTTTCCCATCCGAGGCGGCCTGTTGCAGCGGCGCGGCGGCACGGCGCGGCACGACGCCGTCGTCTGGGGCTATGCCCGCGCCGCCGACAGCCTTGGCGTCGACATCATCGAGAATTGCGAGGTCACCGGCGTTATCCGCGAGGGCGGCAACATCACCGGCGTCGAGACAACGCGCGGCGCGATCTTCGCCGGCAAGACCGCCTTTTCGGTGGCCGGCAATTCCTCGCGCCTTGCCGCCATGGCGGGCCTGCGCCTGCCCATCGAGAGCCACGTGCTGCAGGCCTTCGTCTCCGAGGGCGTCAAGCCGCTCATTCCGGGCGTCATCACTTTCGGCGCCGGCCATTTCTACGTCAGCCAGTCCGACAAGGGCGGCCTCGTCTTCGGCGGCGACATCGACGGCTACAATTCCTATGCCCAGCGCGGCAACCTGCCGGTCGTCCGCGACGTTTGCGAGAGCGGTATGGCCGTGATGCCGATGATCGGCCGCCTTCGGGTCCTGCGCAACTGGGGCGGCATCATGGACATGTCCATGGACGGCTCGCCGATCATCGACAAGGCGCCGCTCGGCGGGCTCTATCTCAACACCGGCTGGTGCTACGGCGGCTTCAAGGCGACGCCCGCCGCCGGCCTATGCCTCGCCCACCTGATCGCGACAGACATGCCCCATCCGGCCGCCAAGGACCTGCGCCTCGACCGCTTCGCGCGCGGCGCGGTCATCGACGAAAAGGGCGTGGGCGCCCAGCCGAACCTTCATTGA
- a CDS encoding sarcosine oxidase subunit delta, whose amino-acid sequence MRLPCPCCGLRDAAEFTYRGDASLQRPADDAGEAAFSAYVYLRDNPAGTIRELWYHRAGCGMWLEVTRNTRSHEISGARLAREATAERAS is encoded by the coding sequence ATGAGACTTCCCTGTCCCTGCTGCGGCCTGCGCGATGCCGCCGAATTCACCTACCGGGGAGACGCGAGCCTTCAACGCCCGGCGGACGATGCCGGCGAAGCGGCCTTTTCGGCTTATGTCTATCTGCGCGACAACCCCGCCGGCACGATCCGCGAACTCTGGTACCACCGCGCCGGCTGCGGCATGTGGCTGGAGGTGACGCGCAACACACGCAGCCATGAAATCTCCGGCGCGCGGCTCGCCCGCGAGGCAACGGCGGAGCGGGCATCATGA